The Streptomyces sp. NBC_00344 genome includes a window with the following:
- a CDS encoding gamma-glutamyltransferase family protein, with protein sequence MFTTRPTLQGTFGMVSSTHWLASQSAMAVLEDGGNAYDAAVAAGFVLHVVEPHLNGPAGEVPIIIAPADGRVQVLCGQGVAPAGATAAHYRSLGLELVPGTGPLAAAVPGAFDAWLLLLRDHGTKTLAEVLKYAIGYAGEGHAPVERVGQTVETVRGLFETEWQSSADVYLPGGKPPAPGELFRNPALAATWRRVIAESTAGDRVTQIDTARAIWREGFIAEALVRQSNRPTRDTSGSRHTGTLTAGDLAGWSASYEAPATYDWNGWTLCKAGGWSQGPAFLQQLAVLPGELPEYGSAEYVHLLIEGCKLAMADREAWYGDADEVPLDVLLSDGYNAERRALVTGTASHELRPGSPGGREPRLSAQATAVAAGQPGFDALGTPADGTGEPTVAEDGATRGDTCHLDIVDRWGNMISATPSGGWLQSNPVVPELGFPLGTRLQMAWLDEGLPNSLTPGRRPRTTLTPSLALRNGVPVLAFGTPGGDQQDQWQLHFFLAVALRATVRGGLDLQGAIDAPNWHNDSFPGSFYPRGMQPGSVTVESRMARETIEGLRRRGHLVTVGDAWSEGRLCAVARDPETGVLSAAANPRGMQGYAVGR encoded by the coding sequence ATGTTCACCACCCGGCCGACTCTGCAGGGCACCTTCGGCATGGTGTCGTCCACCCACTGGCTGGCCTCGCAGTCCGCGATGGCCGTGCTGGAGGACGGCGGCAACGCCTATGACGCCGCCGTGGCCGCGGGCTTCGTCCTGCATGTCGTCGAACCGCACCTCAACGGCCCGGCCGGAGAGGTGCCGATCATCATCGCCCCTGCCGACGGCCGGGTGCAGGTGCTCTGCGGGCAGGGTGTCGCACCCGCGGGGGCGACAGCCGCCCACTACCGCTCGCTCGGCCTCGAACTGGTACCGGGCACCGGGCCGCTCGCTGCGGCGGTGCCCGGCGCCTTCGACGCCTGGCTCCTGCTCCTCCGCGACCACGGCACCAAGACCCTCGCCGAGGTGCTGAAGTACGCCATCGGCTATGCAGGCGAAGGTCATGCGCCGGTCGAGCGTGTCGGCCAGACCGTCGAGACCGTCAGGGGCCTCTTCGAGACGGAGTGGCAGTCGTCCGCCGATGTCTATCTCCCAGGCGGGAAGCCTCCCGCGCCGGGTGAGCTCTTCCGCAACCCGGCCCTGGCGGCGACCTGGCGCCGGGTGATCGCCGAGTCGACGGCCGGTGACCGGGTGACCCAGATCGACACCGCGCGCGCGATCTGGCGGGAGGGCTTCATCGCCGAGGCGCTGGTGCGCCAGTCGAACCGGCCCACGAGGGACACCAGCGGCTCCCGCCACACCGGCACCCTCACGGCGGGCGACCTCGCGGGCTGGTCGGCGAGCTACGAAGCTCCTGCGACCTACGACTGGAACGGCTGGACGCTGTGCAAGGCGGGCGGCTGGAGCCAGGGCCCGGCCTTCCTCCAGCAGCTGGCGGTGCTCCCCGGCGAACTCCCGGAGTACGGCTCCGCCGAGTACGTTCACCTGCTCATCGAGGGCTGCAAACTGGCGATGGCCGACCGCGAGGCCTGGTACGGCGACGCCGATGAGGTGCCGCTGGACGTACTTCTCTCCGACGGCTACAACGCCGAGCGGCGCGCGCTCGTCACCGGCACCGCCTCGCACGAACTGCGCCCCGGCAGCCCCGGCGGCCGTGAGCCGAGGCTGAGCGCCCAGGCCACCGCTGTCGCGGCGGGACAGCCCGGTTTCGATGCGCTGGGTACTCCGGCCGACGGTACGGGGGAGCCGACCGTCGCCGAAGACGGCGCCACCCGCGGTGATACCTGCCACCTGGACATCGTGGACCGCTGGGGCAACATGATCTCCGCCACCCCGAGCGGCGGCTGGCTCCAGTCCAACCCGGTCGTGCCCGAGCTCGGTTTCCCCCTGGGTACCCGTCTGCAGATGGCCTGGCTGGACGAGGGGCTGCCCAACTCCCTCACGCCGGGGCGCCGGCCACGCACCACCCTGACCCCCTCGCTCGCGCTGCGGAACGGGGTGCCGGTGCTCGCCTTCGGAACCCCCGGAGGCGATCAGCAGGACCAGTGGCAGCTGCACTTCTTCCTGGCGGTGGCCCTCCGCGCCACGGTCCGCGGCGGACTCGACCTGCAGGGTGCCATCGACGCACCGAACTGGCACAACGACTCGTTCCCCGGCTCCTTCTACCCCCGGGGGATGCAGCCCGGCAGTGTCACGGTCGAGTCCCGCATGGCACGGGAGACGATCGAAGGACTGCGCAGGCGCGGCCATCTGGTGACCGTCGGTGACGCCTGGTCGGAGGGCCGGCTCTGCGCGGTGGCCCGCGATCCGGAGACGGGCGTGCTGAGCGCCGCGGCGAACCCCCGTGGAATGCAGGGTTACGCCGTAGGCCGCTGA
- a CDS encoding SIR2 family NAD-dependent protein deacylase yields MNRTLVAILSGAGISTDSGIPDYRGPNGLWRRDPEAEKLVTYDYYMADPDIRRRSWLMRRDSETWHAEPNTAHRAIAGLEQAGVPVRVITQNVDGLHQLAGLSPRKVLELHGSARAVVCTGCGARSSMEEALGRVAAGEDDPPCLQCGGVLKSTTVMFGQRLDQQVLGESIGIAKACEVFIAVGTSLQVQPAASLAGIAADAGARLIIVNAEPTPYDELAAEVVREPIGTALPRLLKRYEHG; encoded by the coding sequence ATGAACAGGACACTCGTCGCCATCCTCAGCGGCGCCGGGATCTCCACGGACTCCGGCATCCCCGACTACCGCGGCCCCAACGGCCTGTGGCGGCGCGATCCCGAGGCCGAGAAGCTGGTCACCTACGACTACTACATGGCCGATCCGGACATCCGCCGCCGCTCCTGGCTGATGCGCCGTGACAGCGAGACCTGGCACGCGGAGCCGAACACCGCACATCGCGCCATCGCCGGACTCGAGCAGGCCGGCGTCCCGGTGCGGGTGATCACGCAGAACGTGGACGGGCTGCACCAGCTGGCCGGTCTCAGCCCGCGCAAGGTGCTGGAGCTGCACGGGTCGGCGCGGGCGGTGGTGTGCACCGGATGCGGGGCCCGCTCATCCATGGAGGAGGCGCTCGGACGGGTGGCGGCCGGTGAGGACGATCCGCCGTGCCTCCAGTGCGGCGGCGTCCTCAAGTCGACGACGGTCATGTTCGGGCAGCGTCTCGATCAACAGGTGCTGGGTGAGTCGATCGGTATCGCCAAGGCCTGTGAGGTCTTCATCGCGGTCGGCACCAGCCTCCAGGTGCAGCCCGCCGCGTCCCTGGCAGGGATCGCGGCGGATGCAGGAGCCCGGCTGATCATCGTCAACGCCGAACCGACGCCGTACGACGAGCTGGCGGCAGAGGTGGTGCGCGAACCCATCGGTACGGCGCTGCCCCGGTTGCTGAAGAGGTACGAACACGGCTGA
- a CDS encoding methylated-DNA--[protein]-cysteine S-methyltransferase, producing MPVRQHTVIDSPYGPLTLVGTDSALSGLYMTEQRHRPPDETFGDPDPRPFGAVISQLAAYFDGELREFTVPLELHGTPFQGSVWQQLQEIPYGQTRSYGDLADRLGKPGASRAVGLANGKNPVGIIVPCHRVIGSTGSLTGYGGGLDRKQRLLAFENGAFTGPAGGDVLF from the coding sequence ATGCCCGTCAGGCAGCACACCGTCATCGACAGCCCGTACGGCCCCCTGACCCTGGTCGGGACAGACAGCGCGCTGAGCGGTCTCTACATGACCGAACAGCGGCACCGGCCGCCCGACGAGACGTTCGGCGACCCGGATCCCCGCCCCTTCGGCGCGGTCATCAGCCAGTTGGCCGCCTACTTCGACGGCGAGCTGCGGGAGTTCACCGTGCCGCTCGAACTCCACGGCACCCCGTTCCAGGGCAGCGTCTGGCAGCAGCTCCAGGAGATCCCGTACGGCCAGACCCGCTCCTACGGAGACCTTGCCGACCGTCTCGGAAAGCCCGGCGCCTCACGTGCCGTGGGCCTGGCCAACGGCAAGAACCCGGTGGGGATCATCGTCCCGTGCCACCGCGTGATCGGCTCCACCGGCAGTCTCACCGGATACGGCGGCGGGCTCGACCGCAAGCAACGACTGCTGGCTTTCGAGAACGGAGCGTTCACCGGGCCCGCCGGAGGCGATGTCCTCTTCTGA
- a CDS encoding inositol monophosphatase family protein, with protein sequence MIEQLGAGDVSDVEAAVREAAAAEILPRFRQLAAHEIAEKSGPHDLVTVADRGAEEHLTASLGALLPGSVVVGEEAVSADPSSYDAIHRDAPVWIVDPVDGTRQFVRGEPGFCTLVALVHRGELLASWTYAAALDEMAVAVRGRGARLNGEPLSAGAPGPGAVLEVATSHPDFTTPEQKRSLLSLRTQGIHTRPCGSAGLEYLAIARGRLDAVAFNWELAWDHAAGLLLVEEAGGVHLTLTGEPFRVAGGNALPFTAARDAATARRVHELLAAPGTSGD encoded by the coding sequence ATGATCGAACAACTTGGTGCCGGGGATGTGTCCGATGTCGAGGCTGCCGTCCGTGAGGCGGCCGCCGCGGAGATCCTGCCGCGCTTCCGGCAGCTCGCCGCACATGAGATCGCCGAGAAGAGCGGCCCGCACGACCTGGTGACGGTGGCCGACCGCGGCGCCGAGGAACACCTCACGGCCTCCCTCGGCGCACTGCTGCCGGGCTCGGTGGTCGTCGGTGAGGAGGCTGTGTCCGCCGACCCGTCGTCGTACGACGCGATACACCGCGACGCCCCGGTCTGGATCGTCGATCCGGTGGACGGCACCCGGCAGTTCGTCCGCGGTGAACCCGGCTTCTGCACACTGGTGGCGCTGGTCCACCGGGGCGAACTCCTCGCCTCCTGGACCTACGCCGCCGCGCTGGACGAGATGGCCGTGGCGGTGCGGGGACGTGGCGCCCGTCTCAACGGCGAACCGCTGTCCGCCGGCGCGCCCGGCCCAGGTGCGGTACTCGAAGTCGCCACATCGCACCCGGACTTCACCACACCCGAGCAGAAGCGGTCGCTGCTGAGTCTGCGGACCCAAGGCATTCACACGCGGCCCTGCGGCTCGGCGGGGCTGGAGTACCTGGCCATCGCCAGGGGCCGCCTCGACGCCGTGGCGTTCAACTGGGAACTGGCCTGGGACCACGCGGCGGGACTGCTGCTGGTGGAGGAGGCCGGCGGCGTACATCTGACCCTGACCGGCGAGCCGTTCCGCGTCGCCGGTGGCAACGCGCTGCCCTTCACGGCGGCCCGGGACGCGGCCACCGCCCGCCGGGTGCACGAACTGCTGGCGGCGCCCGGGACTTCAGGCGACTGA
- a CDS encoding AlkA N-terminal domain-containing protein — protein MHTDTERCVRAVQSKDARFDGWFFTAVLTTRIYCRPSCPVVPPKAENMTFYPSAAACQQAGFRACKRCRPDTSPGSPEWNARADVVARAMRLIRDGVVDRDGVPGLAARLGYSTRQIERQLLTELGAGPLALARAQRAQTARILIETTDLPMADAAFAAGFSSIRTFNETVREVFALAPSELRSRAARGRQPHTPGAISLRLPFRAPLNPDNLFGHLVATGVPGVEEWRDGAYRRTLSLPYGHGIAELTPRPDHIGAVLSLTDLRDLTHAISRCRWLLDLDADPVAVDGQLREDPLLAPLVDKAPGRRVPRTADAEEFAVRAVLGQQVSTAAARTHAARLVTAHGVPVDDPRGGLTHLFPAPRALADLDPETLALPRSRRTTLTTLVGSLADGTLKLGFDSDWDEARSRLIALPGFGPWTVEAIAMRALGDPDAFLPTDLGVRRAAAGLGLPSTPAALTGCAAPWRPWRAYAVQYLWATDTHPINNLPV, from the coding sequence ATGCACACCGACACCGAGCGTTGCGTACGTGCCGTCCAGTCGAAGGACGCCCGCTTCGACGGCTGGTTCTTCACGGCCGTCCTGACGACCAGGATCTACTGCAGGCCCAGCTGCCCGGTCGTGCCGCCCAAGGCCGAGAACATGACCTTCTACCCCAGCGCGGCCGCCTGCCAGCAGGCCGGTTTCCGCGCCTGCAAGCGCTGTCGGCCCGACACCAGCCCAGGCTCACCGGAGTGGAACGCCCGAGCTGATGTGGTGGCCCGGGCGATGCGGCTGATCAGGGACGGCGTGGTGGACCGCGACGGAGTGCCGGGCCTGGCGGCCAGACTCGGCTACTCGACCCGCCAGATCGAACGGCAGCTGCTCACCGAACTCGGTGCGGGCCCTCTCGCCCTGGCCCGGGCACAGCGCGCCCAGACGGCGCGCATCCTGATCGAGACCACGGACCTGCCCATGGCGGACGCGGCGTTCGCAGCCGGTTTCTCCTCGATCCGCACCTTCAACGAGACCGTCCGTGAGGTCTTCGCGCTCGCGCCGAGCGAACTGCGCAGCCGGGCCGCACGCGGCAGGCAGCCGCACACTCCGGGCGCGATCTCGCTCCGGCTGCCGTTCCGGGCACCGCTCAATCCCGACAACCTCTTCGGACACCTCGTGGCGACGGGCGTCCCCGGAGTGGAGGAATGGCGGGACGGCGCGTACCGCCGGACGCTCTCCCTCCCCTACGGCCACGGCATCGCCGAGCTCACCCCGCGTCCCGACCACATCGGCGCCGTGCTCTCACTGACCGATCTGCGCGATCTCACCCATGCCATCAGCCGCTGCCGCTGGCTGCTCGACCTCGACGCCGACCCGGTCGCCGTCGACGGTCAGTTGCGCGAAGACCCACTGCTGGCCCCGCTGGTCGACAAGGCACCAGGGCGACGGGTGCCGCGCACCGCCGACGCGGAGGAATTCGCGGTACGGGCGGTGCTCGGCCAGCAGGTCTCCACCGCGGCCGCACGTACCCACGCGGCCCGGCTCGTCACCGCCCACGGGGTGCCCGTCGACGACCCGAGAGGGGGTCTCACCCATCTCTTCCCAGCACCACGGGCGCTGGCGGACCTGGACCCGGAGACGCTGGCACTGCCGCGCAGCAGACGCACCACTCTCACCACCCTCGTCGGGTCCCTTGCCGACGGAACCCTGAAGCTCGGCTTCGACAGTGACTGGGACGAAGCCCGCAGCAGGCTCATCGCCCTGCCCGGGTTCGGGCCCTGGACGGTCGAAGCGATCGCGATGCGCGCGCTCGGTGACCCCGACGCCTTCCTCCCCACCGACCTCGGTGTGCGCCGCGCGGCCGCCGGACTCGGCCTGCCGTCGACACCGGCCGCCCTCACCGGCTGCGCCGCGCCCTGGCGGCCGTGGCGCGCCTACGCGGTCCAGTACCTGTGGGCCACCGACACCCACCCCATCAACAACCTGCCCGTGTAA
- a CDS encoding O-acetyl-ADP-ribose deacetylase has translation MTAITLVQGDITGQQVDAIVNAANSSLLGGGGVDGAIHRRGGPDILAACRELRASHYGKGLPTGQAVATIAGQLDARWVIHTVGPVWSGNEDRSALLVSCYREALRVAGELGAKTVAFPAISTGIFGWPMDDGARIAVRTVRETATDSVEEVRFVLFDDYAYGEFAEALAAQG, from the coding sequence ATGACCGCCATCACCCTGGTGCAGGGAGACATCACAGGCCAACAGGTCGACGCCATCGTGAACGCCGCCAATTCCAGCCTGCTCGGTGGCGGAGGCGTCGACGGTGCGATCCACCGCCGGGGGGGCCCGGACATCCTCGCGGCCTGCCGTGAACTCCGGGCCTCGCACTACGGGAAAGGGCTGCCGACCGGCCAGGCCGTCGCCACCATCGCGGGGCAGCTGGACGCCCGGTGGGTGATCCACACGGTCGGCCCCGTCTGGTCCGGCAACGAGGACCGTTCCGCACTGCTGGTGTCCTGTTACCGCGAGGCGCTGCGGGTGGCCGGGGAGCTGGGGGCGAAGACCGTGGCCTTCCCCGCCATTTCCACCGGGATCTTCGGATGGCCGATGGACGACGGAGCACGGATCGCGGTGCGCACGGTCAGGGAGACGGCCACGGATTCGGTCGAAGAGGTGCGGTTCGTGCTCTTCGACGACTACGCCTACGGTGAATTCGCGGAGGCCCTGGCCGCTCAAGGCTGA
- a CDS encoding phytoene desaturase family protein, producing MPSMLDAVVVGAGPNGLTAAVELARRGFAVEIFEARDTVGGGARTEELTLPGFRHDPCSAVHPLGVGSPVFKTMPLRRYGLEWLHPELPLAHPFDDGTAAVLARSVAETAASFGPRDAGAYRRLLAPYLGKWDTLARDFMSLPLTALPRDPVTLARFGLNGLPPSTWLLKRFRDDRARALFAGLVAHVIAPLTGLATSAVGLMFALAAHEGGWPMPRGGSQSISDALAGWLRDLGGVVHTGYEVKRLDDLPPARAYIFDTSPTAVARMAGLGRVYDGYRYGASVFKIDYALDGPVPWTAQEARRAGTVQLGSGSREIATALRQASGGSAPDTPFLISAQPSLVDPSRAPGGKHVFWTYGHVPHRWEGDLTEAVERQLERFAPGFRDRVLARATAGPAELFARNANYVGGDIACGAASGLQLLLRPKLSLFPYTTSHPAVYICSAATPPGPGVHGMSGHNAAKAVWRRLRQA from the coding sequence GTGCCGTCGATGCTCGATGCCGTCGTCGTGGGGGCGGGACCCAATGGCCTGACCGCTGCCGTGGAACTGGCCCGCCGTGGGTTCGCCGTCGAGATCTTCGAGGCCCGCGACACCGTGGGAGGCGGCGCGCGGACGGAAGAGCTGACGCTGCCCGGATTCCGGCACGACCCGTGCTCGGCGGTTCATCCGCTGGGCGTCGGATCCCCGGTCTTCAAGACAATGCCGCTGCGGCGCTACGGGCTCGAGTGGCTGCACCCCGAGCTGCCCCTGGCGCACCCCTTCGACGACGGGACGGCCGCGGTACTCGCCCGCTCGGTCGCCGAGACCGCCGCCTCCTTCGGGCCGCGCGACGCGGGAGCCTACCGGCGGCTTCTCGCGCCGTACCTCGGCAAGTGGGACACCCTGGCAAGGGACTTCATGTCCCTGCCGCTGACCGCCCTGCCGCGTGATCCGGTGACCCTTGCCCGATTCGGACTGAACGGACTTCCGCCGTCCACCTGGCTGCTGAAGCGGTTCCGTGACGACCGGGCGCGGGCGCTGTTCGCCGGGCTCGTGGCGCATGTCATCGCCCCGCTGACCGGCCTCGCCACCAGCGCCGTCGGCCTGATGTTCGCGCTGGCGGCGCACGAGGGCGGCTGGCCGATGCCGCGCGGCGGTTCGCAGTCCATCTCCGACGCGCTGGCCGGCTGGCTTCGCGATCTGGGCGGCGTCGTGCACACCGGATACGAGGTCAAGCGGCTCGACGACCTGCCGCCGGCCCGCGCGTACATCTTCGACACCTCACCGACGGCGGTCGCGCGGATGGCGGGCCTCGGCCGGGTCTATGACGGATACCGGTACGGGGCGAGCGTCTTCAAGATCGATTACGCGCTGGACGGGCCGGTGCCGTGGACCGCCCAGGAAGCCCGGCGGGCGGGTACCGTCCAACTGGGCTCCGGCAGCCGGGAGATCGCCACGGCGCTGCGCCAGGCATCGGGCGGAAGCGCCCCGGATACGCCGTTCCTGATCAGCGCCCAGCCGAGCCTGGTGGACCCGTCCCGGGCCCCCGGTGGCAAGCACGTCTTCTGGACGTACGGCCATGTCCCGCACCGCTGGGAAGGGGATCTCACCGAGGCGGTCGAGCGACAGCTCGAACGGTTCGCGCCCGGCTTCCGTGACCGGGTGCTCGCCCGGGCCACCGCAGGGCCGGCCGAGCTCTTCGCCAGGAACGCGAACTATGTCGGCGGCGATATCGCCTGCGGTGCGGCGTCGGGGCTGCAGTTGCTGCTGAGGCCCAAGTTGTCCTTGTTTCCGTACACCACGTCCCATCCGGCTGTGTACATCTGTTCGGCAGCGACCCCGCCGGGCCCCGGCGTCCATGGCATGTCGGGGCATAATGCGGCGAAGGCCGTATGGCGTCGGCTGCGCCAGGCATGA
- a CDS encoding glycerate kinase: MTDGAVSEAPRVLVAADKFKGSLTAVQVAERVTAGLRRVAPEVQVETLPVADGGDGTVAAAVAAGFERRQVRVTGPLGEQRDAVFALRGTVAVVEMAEASGLQHLPEGVFAPLTATTYGSGELLGAALDAGARSIVFGVGGSATTDGGAGMLAALGARFLDADGRPVGPGGGGLRDLVSADLSGLDARIAETEIVLASDVDNPLTGPKGAPAVYGPQKGADPGQVAALDAALAHFAVVLEKTVGAKAADAARAPGAGAAGGIGYGALVGLGASFRAGIEVMLDVLGFAPAVARATLVITGEGSLDEQTLHGKAPAGVAAAARAAGKEVVAVCGRLLLPADALNRAGIRRAYALTELEPDTARCIAEAGPLLEQVAENIARDFLR; this comes from the coding sequence GTGACGGACGGAGCAGTATCTGAAGCCCCACGGGTGCTCGTGGCGGCGGACAAGTTCAAGGGATCACTCACGGCGGTACAGGTCGCCGAGAGGGTTACGGCCGGACTGCGGAGGGTCGCTCCCGAAGTGCAGGTGGAGACACTGCCCGTCGCAGACGGCGGCGACGGCACGGTCGCAGCCGCGGTGGCGGCGGGTTTCGAGCGCCGCCAGGTACGGGTCACCGGTCCGCTCGGTGAGCAGCGGGACGCGGTCTTCGCACTGCGGGGCACCGTCGCTGTCGTGGAGATGGCAGAGGCGTCCGGCCTCCAGCATCTCCCCGAAGGAGTGTTCGCTCCGCTCACGGCGACGACCTACGGGTCGGGTGAGTTGCTGGGCGCCGCGCTCGACGCGGGAGCCCGCAGCATTGTCTTCGGTGTCGGCGGCAGCGCCACCACCGACGGCGGAGCCGGGATGCTGGCCGCACTCGGAGCCCGCTTCCTGGATGCGGACGGCCGGCCGGTGGGACCGGGGGGCGGAGGGTTGCGTGACCTTGTCTCCGCCGATCTCTCCGGGCTGGACGCACGGATCGCCGAGACGGAGATCGTGCTGGCCAGCGATGTGGACAACCCTCTGACCGGGCCCAAGGGGGCCCCGGCGGTGTACGGCCCGCAGAAGGGCGCCGATCCCGGTCAGGTGGCTGCGCTGGACGCGGCACTCGCGCATTTCGCCGTCGTGCTCGAGAAGACCGTCGGAGCGAAGGCGGCCGACGCCGCACGGGCACCGGGCGCGGGGGCGGCCGGAGGCATCGGCTACGGCGCTCTGGTGGGCCTCGGAGCGAGCTTCCGGGCCGGCATCGAGGTGATGCTCGATGTGCTGGGCTTCGCCCCCGCGGTGGCCCGGGCGACCCTGGTCATCACCGGTGAGGGCTCGCTCGATGAGCAGACCCTGCACGGCAAGGCCCCTGCCGGTGTCGCAGCGGCGGCCCGCGCGGCGGGCAAGGAGGTCGTCGCGGTCTGCGGCCGTCTGCTGCTCCCGGCCGACGCACTGAACAGGGCGGGAATCCGCCGTGCGTATGCCCTCACCGAACTGGAACCCGACACGGCACGCTGCATTGCCGAGGCGGGCCCGCTCCTCGAGCAGGTCGCGGAGAACATCGCGCGTGATTTCCTGCGCTGA
- a CDS encoding nucleotidyltransferase domain-containing protein, whose protein sequence is MAERLCGVPGIRAIALGGSRARGTHRPDSDWDLGLYYRGRPDLSALTELACDIADRPVEVAAPGGWGPWVDGGAWLTVGGVAVDWILRDLDRVERVWADCREGRYEVGIQPGHPLGFWSPAYPGEVALGRVLADPAGELTALRAQTLRYPEPLRRALSEAAWEAGFSVAAARKSARSGDVLHGSLCLSRAFGVLVQSLHAHHRVWCVNEKGALAAAAALPRTPTDFAARVSAALTALDPAAVETAAALVTEVRAVLANGTP, encoded by the coding sequence ATGGCCGAAAGGCTCTGCGGTGTTCCCGGCATCCGGGCAATCGCCCTCGGCGGCAGCAGGGCGCGGGGCACGCACCGCCCTGACTCGGACTGGGACCTGGGCCTCTACTACCGGGGCCGCCCCGACCTCTCCGCGCTCACCGAGCTCGCCTGCGACATCGCCGACCGCCCGGTCGAGGTGGCGGCGCCCGGAGGGTGGGGTCCCTGGGTCGACGGCGGGGCCTGGCTCACTGTCGGCGGTGTGGCGGTGGACTGGATCCTGCGTGACCTCGACCGGGTCGAACGCGTATGGGCGGACTGCCGCGAAGGCCGGTACGAGGTGGGGATCCAGCCGGGCCATCCGCTCGGCTTCTGGTCCCCCGCGTACCCCGGAGAGGTGGCACTCGGCCGCGTACTGGCCGATCCGGCCGGAGAGCTGACCGCACTGCGGGCGCAGACACTTCGCTATCCCGAACCCCTTCGCAGGGCCCTGTCGGAAGCTGCCTGGGAGGCCGGATTCTCGGTGGCGGCGGCCCGGAAGTCGGCGCGCAGCGGCGACGTCCTGCACGGCTCGCTCTGTCTGTCCCGGGCGTTCGGCGTCCTGGTCCAGTCTCTGCACGCGCACCACCGTGTCTGGTGCGTCAACGAGAAGGGTGCGCTGGCGGCGGCCGCCGCGCTGCCGCGAACGCCCACGGATTTCGCCGCCCGGGTGTCCGCCGCCCTGACCGCACTGGACCCGGCCGCCGTGGAAACAGCTGCGGCCCTGGTCACCGAGGTCCGCGCGGTGCTGGCCAACGGCACGCCGTGA
- a CDS encoding MFS transporter: MTDAQHAVAPRPAGKPGQTAVVLVLGLAAMVVSMMQTLVVPILGIMQTDLGTSTANISWVTTATLLSAAVFTPLLGRFGDQHGKKPTLVGVLLVMIAGSVLAATTTSLTWLLVGRVMQGAATAIFPLALSVLREEIKPEKLHGAMALVSGTLAFGSGLALVGAGLLTQGADPDYHRVFWLAVGLAVVALAGVLFAVPASRAKSGGRTDWLGALALAALLVLLLLPISQGHEWGWTSGRTLGAFVGAVAMTAVWVFTELRVGEPMVDMKMFAHRPVLFTNLAGLLLGFAMFSQFIGVSYLVQMPEKITGYGFGASVLGASVVYLLPTTLVSLVGAQFGGLLVRRIGARFTLAAGACFGVIGFTWLTLAHDTTASVITAGMVIGLAISFGYASMPALIVAGVPPHQTGIANGINSISRSVGSAIASAVITSLLASKSVAHLPAGVPPLPAESQFTLSFAIAGAAFVAVVAVSLFGLTAAHSPRTQKAGKAPAADAADALETASV; encoded by the coding sequence GTGACTGACGCACAGCACGCGGTGGCCCCGCGGCCCGCCGGGAAGCCCGGACAGACCGCGGTCGTCCTGGTGCTCGGGCTCGCCGCCATGGTGGTCTCGATGATGCAGACCCTGGTCGTCCCGATCCTGGGGATCATGCAGACCGATCTCGGCACCAGCACCGCGAACATCAGCTGGGTGACCACGGCCACGCTGCTCTCTGCTGCCGTCTTCACCCCACTGCTCGGCCGTTTCGGCGACCAGCACGGCAAGAAGCCCACCCTCGTCGGCGTACTCCTCGTCATGATCGCCGGTTCGGTGCTCGCCGCCACCACGACATCCCTGACCTGGCTCCTCGTCGGCCGGGTGATGCAGGGAGCGGCCACCGCGATCTTCCCGCTCGCCCTGTCCGTACTGCGTGAGGAGATCAAGCCGGAGAAGCTGCACGGAGCCATGGCGCTGGTGAGTGGCACGCTGGCCTTCGGCAGCGGACTCGCTCTGGTCGGCGCCGGGCTCCTCACCCAGGGGGCGGACCCCGACTATCACCGGGTGTTCTGGCTGGCCGTGGGACTCGCTGTGGTGGCGCTGGCCGGCGTGCTGTTCGCCGTGCCCGCCTCCCGTGCGAAGTCGGGCGGACGCACCGACTGGCTGGGCGCGCTCGCCCTCGCTGCCCTGCTGGTCCTGCTGCTGCTGCCCATCTCGCAGGGCCACGAGTGGGGCTGGACCTCCGGACGAACGCTCGGCGCGTTCGTCGGCGCCGTCGCCATGACGGCGGTGTGGGTGTTCACCGAGCTCCGGGTCGGTGAACCGATGGTGGACATGAAGATGTTCGCCCACCGCCCCGTTCTCTTCACCAACCTGGCCGGCCTGCTGCTGGGCTTCGCGATGTTCTCCCAGTTCATCGGGGTCTCGTACCTGGTACAGATGCCCGAGAAGATCACCGGTTACGGCTTCGGGGCCTCGGTGCTCGGCGCGTCGGTGGTCTATCTGCTGCCCACCACGCTGGTCTCACTCGTCGGCGCACAGTTCGGCGGGCTGCTGGTACGCCGGATCGGAGCGCGCTTCACTCTCGCGGCGGGGGCCTGCTTCGGGGTGATCGGCTTCACCTGGCTGACCCTGGCCCATGACACCACCGCTTCGGTGATCACTGCAGGCATGGTGATCGGCCTGGCGATCAGCTTCGGATACGCTTCCATGCCCGCGCTCATCGTGGCCGGGGTTCCGCCGCACCAGACCGGGATCGCCAACGGCATCAACTCCATCTCCCGCTCGGTCGGCAGCGCCATCGCCAGCGCCGTGATCACCTCCCTGCTGGCGTCGAAGTCCGTCGCCCACCTGCCGGCCGGGGTGCCCCCGCTGCCCGCGGAGAGCCAGTTCACGCTGAGCTTCGCCATCGCGGGCGCGGCCTTCGTAGCAGTCGTGGCGGTGTCGCTGTTCGGTCTGACCGCGGCGCACTCGCCGCGCACCCAGAAAGCCGGAAAGGCACCGGCAGCCGATGCCGCCGATGCCCTGGAGACCGCCTCCGTCTGA